A window of Bacteroidota bacterium genomic DNA:
GGTGACGAGTCGTCAAAACAGTTTGCTGAAAGTGCAATAGAAAGCTTGCAAACAAAATAGCTGTGGGGATTCGTTTCCTATCATTCCCAACTTGATGGGGAATCTATAATAAGCTTAACCCAACAACTCAAACATTACCCCTTCTTTTAAGGAGTAGGTAGAGCAGAATAACTCACTAAGGTTATTGGCACGAAGGGCGTAATCAATCAGGCAACTGGCAACCACCATCATTTCAACGCGGTAATCTACCAAACCTGCCATTTTTTTACGGTCTTCAAGGGTTGATAATAGCAGTATCGTATGTATTTGGCTATAACTCTCTAACGGGATGTTGCACCAAGTTTCGTTGTTTTCAAGTAAATGGGTGCCAAAACGTTCGTTCACCAATTCGCAGATACTATCAAACGACCCTGCCGACCCTACCAGTTTTGTTACCGGAAATTTGGCTACTGCCTCTCTAAGCGGAGCAAGGTGCTTTTCTAAGAAAGAATTTAAGGCTTTCAAATCACCGGCTGAGATGGGCTCAGTAGTATGGAACATTTCGGCAAGGCGCGCAGCACCTACTTCAAAGCTGCCATGCCAGTGTATTTTTTCGTTATTACCCAGTATAAACTCAACACTTCCGCCGCCAATATCCATTACCAGTACATTTTCATCGGTAAGAGGGTAGGCGTGTTTTACACCGTTGTATATCAATTCAGCCTCACGCAAGCCGTCAATAGTGGCAAGTTCAATACCTGTTTTGTCTAAAACTTCTGCACTAAATTGGGCACCATTTGCTGCTGAACGTATGGCCGATGTAGCAAAGGCAGCTACTTTATCAGCCCCAAATTCTTTAATTTTTTCACCAAAAAAAGTAAGCGCATTAATACCCCGTTCATACGCAGCGGCTTGTATAGTCCCTTTATTTATACCCCCTTCGCCCAATTTCACCGGAAACTGCTTGCGGTATTCAGTAGTAAAAGTCCCTTGGTTTAGCGACACTATTAATAAATGAAACGTGTTTGTGCCACAATCTATAACCGCCAGTTTTTGCATCCGTTGTATTTCTGCTTCTTAGTTAGGTGTATAATTTATTTATCTGCCAGCCAGCTTTCGGGGTTCAGGTTATTACTGTTTTGCCATACCTCAAAATGCAGTACGGTTTTGCCTTCTTCAGTATCGTGGTATATGATACCTAATTCCTGTTTAACTTTTACCTTATCGCCTCTGTTCACAAGCACTTGGTCAAGGTGCGTGTACACCGTAAAATAGTTACCGTGTTTCACCATCACCGCTTTTTGCATACCGGGTATTGAAAATACCGAACGTACTTCGCCTTCAAACACACAACGGGCTTTTGAGCCTTTAACGGTGGCAATATCTACTCCGTTGTTTTCAATTGTAATATTCTTAAGTTCAGGGTGGGCATACGTACCAAATTTGCCAACCACAATACCCGTTTCAGTAGGCCAAGGTAATTTACCCTTGTTGGCACTAAAGTTTTTGGCAAGGGCAGCCCCTGCAGGGGTCAGCTCCATTTCACCTTTTTTCTTACTATCCTCGGGTTTGTTTTTATCCTTGTCCTTACCTTTACCTTTTCCCGTTGGTTCCTTAATCTCTTCCTGTATCAGCTTTCGTATTTGGTAGTCAAGCTGTTTGGCTGACTTTTCTTTTTGCTTAATCTCGTCTTTTAGCTCTTTTTCCTTTTGTTGAAGGGTTTTTACCAATTGCTGGGTTTCTTTCACATCCACCTTCAACTCATTGTTTTCGGTTTCTTTTTGTCCCAATAACTCGTTTTTCTCACGCTTTATTTCTTTCAGCTTGGTAATTTTTCCCGTGATACTGTCTTGCATGTGTTTAATCAAAACCAGCTGACGTTCGCGGTCTTCACTCACCTGTTGCACATATTTTATACGCTTCACCGCTTGGTTAAAGTTGTCAGACGAAAGAACATACGAAGCCAAGTCGCCCGATTCACGCATTTTATAAGCACGGTACACCATGTCGGCATATTCGTCTTTTAATCGTTTTAATTCATGACCCAACTGCTCAAGAGTAGCATTTTCAACGGTAATCTGCCCGTCAACCACTACTATCTCGTCAGAGATAGTGCCTATCAATTCCTCGCGCACCTTTATTTGCTTATCCAGCAGGTTAAGCTCGTTCAGTGTCTTTTTCTTTTGTGTGCGGGTTTGGTCTAAGATTTTTTTGGTGAGCTTTATTTCCTGCTCTTTCTGCTTGCGCTTTTTCTCAAGCTCCTTGCGCGATTGTTGTGCAGAAACTGTTAAAGGCAATAGCAACAGTGCCGTGTATGTGATTACTATGAACCATCTACTTATGCTCATATTTTGCAGGTATCTTAAAAGGCCAGTCGGTTATGGTTAGAGTGCTAATATCGGAATATTTGAGCGATGCCTTCATTTGCTGGGTGTTGGTAACTGCGTTTAGCGAAACTAAAGAAGGCAGTATACGTGAGTTTTGCTCAACAAAGTCGCTGTATATAACTTCTAACTTGTTAGACGTTCCAGCCTCGTCAGCATTGATTTTCACAGGTCTGAACGTCCCAGTATTAAAGGCTTCCACCAACAAAAATTGTTTAATGCGGGTTGTTATTTTCATCGCCTCGTCAGTATTTTCATACGACGAGTTGTTATCATGTGTAAGTATTGAATTGCCTACCAATGCGTCTTGTAT
This region includes:
- a CDS encoding exopolyphosphatase — protein: MQKLAVIDCGTNTFHLLIVSLNQGTFTTEYRKQFPVKLGEGGINKGTIQAAAYERGINALTFFGEKIKEFGADKVAAFATSAIRSAANGAQFSAEVLDKTGIELATIDGLREAELIYNGVKHAYPLTDENVLVMDIGGGSVEFILGNNEKIHWHGSFEVGAARLAEMFHTTEPISAGDLKALNSFLEKHLAPLREAVAKFPVTKLVGSAGSFDSICELVNERFGTHLLENNETWCNIPLESYSQIHTILLLSTLEDRKKMAGLVDYRVEMMVVASCLIDYALRANNLSELFCSTYSLKEGVMFELLG
- a CDS encoding peptidoglycan DD-metalloendopeptidase family protein, yielding MSISRWFIVITYTALLLLPLTVSAQQSRKELEKKRKQKEQEIKLTKKILDQTRTQKKKTLNELNLLDKQIKVREELIGTISDEIVVVDGQITVENATLEQLGHELKRLKDEYADMVYRAYKMRESGDLASYVLSSDNFNQAVKRIKYVQQVSEDRERQLVLIKHMQDSITGKITKLKEIKREKNELLGQKETENNELKVDVKETQQLVKTLQQKEKELKDEIKQKEKSAKQLDYQIRKLIQEEIKEPTGKGKGKDKDKNKPEDSKKKGEMELTPAGAALAKNFSANKGKLPWPTETGIVVGKFGTYAHPELKNITIENNGVDIATVKGSKARCVFEGEVRSVFSIPGMQKAVMVKHGNYFTVYTHLDQVLVNRGDKVKVKQELGIIYHDTEEGKTVLHFEVWQNSNNLNPESWLADK